The Georgenia faecalis genome includes a window with the following:
- a CDS encoding AAA family ATPase, whose product MTTGVLVAVRGPREAELVQLADARGTGLRVVRRCADLAEVLAAAVAGLGAVAVVSGDLEGMDRTAVARLGAAGVRTVLLAPPEDVERCRALGAHAVLDAGTPVADWLTTVQAAAASEAGADGGPVPTARRAPRAVAGADGAAPAGDASGDAPPDGEASPDADGAPGGPAPRIVAVWGPRGAPGRTTVAVALAAELAAAGESVLLVDADTEAPSVVQVLGLLEESAGIAAAARAAAHGRLDRAALARVCRLTSEGFRVLPGLTRADRWRELPASSLEVIWERARELAAWTVVDTAAGAEGALGGLDAAYTPRRHQATLSALEAADVVLVVGAGEPVGMHRLVVALAELAERGLPRPGAERIVLVNRVRASAAGPRPEESVREALARFADVEDAVVVPDDRAAADKALLTGATLREVSPASPARIALAELADRLSGSGTPRRRRRRAARRRGRD is encoded by the coding sequence ATGACCACCGGGGTCCTCGTCGCCGTCCGCGGCCCGCGCGAGGCCGAGCTCGTCCAGCTCGCCGACGCCCGCGGTACGGGGCTGCGGGTGGTCCGCCGCTGCGCGGACCTCGCGGAGGTGCTGGCGGCCGCGGTGGCGGGGCTGGGCGCCGTCGCCGTGGTCTCGGGCGACCTCGAGGGGATGGACCGGACGGCCGTCGCCCGGCTGGGTGCGGCCGGCGTGCGCACGGTGCTCCTCGCGCCGCCCGAGGACGTCGAGCGGTGCCGGGCGCTCGGCGCCCATGCGGTCCTCGACGCCGGGACGCCGGTCGCCGACTGGCTCACCACCGTCCAGGCCGCCGCCGCCAGCGAGGCCGGCGCGGATGGTGGCCCCGTCCCGACGGCGCGACGCGCCCCCCGCGCGGTCGCCGGTGCGGACGGCGCAGCGCCAGCCGGTGACGCGTCCGGGGACGCACCACCGGACGGTGAGGCGTCCCCGGACGCCGACGGCGCACCGGGCGGCCCCGCGCCCCGGATCGTCGCCGTCTGGGGACCGCGGGGAGCCCCGGGCCGCACCACGGTGGCCGTCGCCCTGGCGGCCGAGCTCGCCGCCGCCGGCGAGTCGGTGCTCCTCGTCGACGCCGACACCGAGGCGCCGAGCGTCGTCCAGGTCCTCGGCCTGCTCGAGGAGAGCGCCGGCATCGCGGCCGCCGCGCGCGCGGCGGCCCACGGGCGGCTCGACCGGGCCGCCCTCGCCCGGGTCTGCCGTCTCACGTCCGAGGGGTTCCGGGTGCTGCCCGGGCTCACCCGCGCCGACCGGTGGCGGGAGCTGCCGGCCTCCTCCCTGGAGGTGATCTGGGAGCGGGCGCGGGAGCTCGCGGCGTGGACGGTCGTCGACACGGCGGCCGGCGCGGAGGGGGCGCTGGGGGGCCTCGACGCCGCCTACACGCCCCGCCGCCACCAGGCCACGCTCTCCGCGCTCGAGGCCGCCGACGTCGTCCTCGTCGTCGGGGCCGGGGAGCCGGTGGGCATGCACCGCCTCGTCGTCGCCCTCGCCGAGCTCGCCGAGCGGGGGCTGCCGCGCCCGGGCGCGGAGCGGATCGTGCTCGTCAACCGGGTCCGGGCGTCCGCGGCCGGCCCCCGGCCCGAGGAGTCGGTGCGCGAGGCCCTCGCCCGGTTCGCGGACGTCGAGGACGCCGTCGTCGTCCCGGACGACCGGGCCGCGGCGGACAAGGCGCTCCTCACGGGCGCCACGCTGCGCGAGGTGAGCCCCGCCTCCCCGGCGCGCATCGCCCTCGCCGAGCTCGCCGACCGGCTCTCCGGGTCCGGCACGCCTCGGCGGCGACGTCGGCGTGCCGCCCGCCGGCGTGGGCGAGACTGA
- a CDS encoding LysM peptidoglycan-binding domain-containing protein, whose amino-acid sequence MASLGVMVMGAARLWGALAAAALATAGLGHRAVTTFPHAWSDAAVDDLCAGAVLGAGALTAAWYAVTAALALVLRHATDAVALHRLLERAGAPVLRHAARAGACAGLGAALTLAPAQAAPAPATPPTTAAALTWDVPVDLVPAPAPSPGDVPADLGWAAAPRTPERVLAARTVEAPPAARAATHTVERGECLWSIAAQHLGPEADAADIARAWPRWYALNRAVVGPDPDLIHPGQVLLAPTEETP is encoded by the coding sequence ATGGCATCACTGGGGGTGATGGTGATGGGCGCGGCGCGGTTGTGGGGGGCACTGGCGGCGGCCGCCCTCGCCACGGCAGGGCTGGGGCACCGGGCGGTGACCACCTTCCCGCACGCCTGGAGCGACGCAGCGGTCGACGACCTGTGCGCGGGCGCGGTCCTCGGTGCGGGCGCCCTGACCGCCGCCTGGTACGCCGTCACCGCGGCCCTGGCGCTCGTCCTGCGCCACGCCACCGACGCCGTCGCACTGCACCGGCTCCTCGAGCGGGCCGGTGCACCGGTCCTGCGCCACGCCGCCCGCGCCGGCGCCTGCGCGGGCCTCGGCGCCGCGCTCACCCTGGCGCCCGCCCAGGCAGCCCCTGCCCCCGCGACGCCCCCGACCACCGCGGCCGCCCTCACCTGGGACGTCCCCGTCGACCTCGTCCCGGCCCCGGCCCCCTCCCCCGGCGACGTGCCGGCCGACCTCGGCTGGGCCGCCGCGCCGCGCACCCCCGAGCGGGTGCTCGCGGCCCGGACCGTCGAGGCCCCTCCGGCCGCCCGCGCCGCGACGCACACCGTGGAACGCGGCGAGTGCCTGTGGTCCATCGCGGCGCAGCACCTCGGCCCGGAGGCCGACGCGGCGGACATCGCCCGCGCCTGGCCCCGCTGGTACGCGCTCAACCGGGCCGTCGTCGGCCCGGACCCCGACCTCATCCACCCCGGCCAGGTCCTGCTGGCCCCCACCGAGGAGACCCCATGA
- a CDS encoding DUF6912 family protein, with protein sequence MRVYLPATADDLAHPSLAPRWAHTVTQALRVALPDEDVEGLAESAMLAAADESVERIRTDGASVMRRVVVAADVDDTEIADTEIDDAGAAGDEERLPSAVLVRTAVPWSQVVSIHVDEGAAEADVRAAVAGDDDALERAAERDLLWYDVVELAQLRGELAE encoded by the coding sequence ATGCGCGTCTACCTCCCGGCGACAGCCGACGACCTCGCCCATCCCAGCCTCGCGCCGAGGTGGGCCCACACGGTGACCCAGGCCCTCCGCGTCGCCCTGCCCGATGAGGACGTCGAAGGCCTCGCGGAGTCGGCGATGCTCGCCGCGGCCGACGAGAGCGTCGAGCGGATCCGCACGGACGGGGCATCCGTGATGCGCCGGGTGGTCGTCGCCGCCGATGTCGACGATACGGAGATCGCCGACACGGAGATCGATGACGCGGGGGCGGCCGGCGACGAGGAGCGGCTGCCCAGCGCGGTGCTCGTGCGGACCGCGGTCCCCTGGTCGCAGGTGGTGAGCATCCACGTCGACGAGGGCGCCGCTGAGGCGGACGTCCGGGCGGCGGTGGCCGGCGACGACGACGCCCTCGAGCGGGCCGCGGAGCGGGACCTGCTCTGGTACGACGTCGTCGAGCTCGCGCAGCTCCGGGGCGAGCTCGCCGAGTAG
- a CDS encoding FMN reductase — MSAPTPPRPPTPAAASGPTRSLVVVSAGLGQPSSTRLLADRLAGATVAALEERGVAASVETVELRSVAHDIVNAMLTGFAGGELRRVLDAVTGADGLIAVTPLFTTTYSGLFKSFVDVIDKDALSGMPVLLGATGGTPRHSLALEYAMRPLFTYLRAEVVSTSVFAATDDWSGETDGASPLVTRIGRAGRELAEMVTRRENPGPPDAYADAPSFADLLGGLEG; from the coding sequence GTGAGCGCCCCCACGCCTCCGAGGCCCCCCACGCCCGCGGCGGCGAGCGGACCGACCCGGTCGCTCGTCGTCGTCTCCGCCGGACTGGGCCAGCCCTCGTCGACGCGGCTCCTGGCCGACCGGCTGGCCGGTGCCACGGTCGCCGCGCTCGAGGAGCGCGGCGTCGCCGCCTCGGTGGAGACCGTCGAGCTGCGCTCCGTCGCCCACGACATCGTCAACGCGATGCTCACCGGCTTTGCCGGGGGCGAGCTGCGCCGGGTCCTCGACGCCGTCACCGGGGCCGACGGCCTCATCGCCGTCACGCCGCTGTTCACCACGACGTACTCGGGCCTGTTCAAGTCCTTCGTCGACGTCATCGACAAGGACGCGCTCAGCGGGATGCCCGTCCTCCTCGGCGCCACCGGTGGGACCCCGCGCCACTCGTTGGCGCTGGAGTACGCGATGCGCCCGCTGTTCACCTACCTGCGGGCGGAGGTGGTGAGCACCTCGGTGTTCGCGGCCACGGACGACTGGTCGGGCGAGACCGACGGGGCGAGCCCGCTCGTCACCCGCATCGGCCGGGCCGGGCGGGAGCTCGCCGAGATGGTCACCCGCCGGGAGAACCCCGGGCCGCCCGATGCCTACGCCGACGCCCCCTCCTTCGCCGACCTCCTCGGGGGCCTCGAGGGCTGA
- a CDS encoding helix-turn-helix domain-containing protein, producing MPRFLSLADVADELSVSVAQARALVHSGELPAIQVGGRGVWRVEAVVLEEYIQRQYARTRARLDEGSIEQV from the coding sequence ATGCCGCGCTTCCTGTCCCTGGCCGACGTCGCGGACGAGCTGTCCGTGTCGGTCGCGCAGGCCCGTGCCCTCGTCCACTCGGGCGAGCTGCCCGCCATCCAGGTGGGGGGGCGCGGGGTCTGGCGGGTGGAGGCGGTCGTCCTCGAGGAGTACATCCAGCGTCAGTACGCCCGCACGCGCGCCCGCCTCGACGAGGGCTCGATCGAGCAGGTCTAG
- a CDS encoding cupin domain-containing protein, with product MTDIVHFPIATVAERSADFRRVLWTGEHTQLVIMTIPPGGEIGEETHEGIDQVLAFVSGVGKAIIEGSTKSLAPGDVVVVPAGAKHNFRNTGENPLVLYTVYGPPEHADGAVHATKEEADAAEEAGEDEPPTS from the coding sequence ATGACGGACATCGTCCACTTCCCCATCGCCACGGTCGCGGAGCGCAGCGCGGACTTCCGGCGCGTCCTGTGGACCGGTGAGCACACGCAGCTCGTCATCATGACCATCCCGCCGGGTGGGGAGATCGGCGAGGAGACGCACGAGGGCATCGACCAGGTGCTCGCGTTCGTCAGCGGCGTCGGCAAGGCCATCATCGAGGGGTCGACGAAGTCGCTGGCCCCGGGCGACGTCGTCGTCGTGCCGGCCGGGGCGAAGCACAACTTCCGCAACACGGGTGAGAACCCGCTGGTGCTCTACACGGTCTACGGGCCGCCGGAGCACGCCGACGGCGCGGTGCACGCGACGAAGGAGGAGGCCGACGCGGCCGAGGAGGCCGGCGAGGACGAGCCGCCCACCTCCTGA
- a CDS encoding Rv3235 family protein, with protein MPRTSATAPWDRLRFSATTTRGAEEAEAAAASTDAPLPEPGPWAGALVRAAVEVLVGSRPAAQLARWCTAELYDSLARRAGLAVRILGRPAVVHQARVQRVLVCPVRPDVYEAAVVVHDGNRVRAAAVRLEAHRGRWRATALEIG; from the coding sequence GTGCCTCGCACCAGTGCCACCGCCCCGTGGGACCGGCTGCGGTTCAGCGCGACAACGACCCGCGGCGCCGAGGAGGCCGAGGCAGCGGCGGCCAGCACCGACGCCCCCCTCCCGGAGCCCGGCCCGTGGGCGGGTGCACTCGTCCGGGCCGCGGTCGAGGTGCTCGTGGGCAGCCGCCCCGCCGCCCAGCTGGCCCGCTGGTGCACGGCCGAGCTCTACGACTCCCTCGCCCGTCGCGCCGGCCTGGCCGTGCGGATCCTCGGTCGGCCCGCCGTCGTCCACCAGGCGCGGGTCCAGCGAGTGCTCGTCTGCCCGGTCCGGCCGGACGTGTACGAGGCGGCCGTCGTCGTGCACGACGGGAACCGGGTGCGCGCGGCCGCGGTCCGCCTCGAGGCGCACCGCGGCCGCTGGCGGGCGACCGCCCTGGAGATCGGCTGA
- the secA gene encoding preprotein translocase subunit SecA, with protein sequence MPSILNKILRMGEGRVLKQLTAMAQQVNLLEEAVESLTDAELRAQTDEFKERLAAGETLDDLLPEAFATVREAARRTLGQRHFDVQLMGGAALHLGNIAEMKTGEGKTLVATLPAYLNALTGKGVHVVTVNDYLASYQSELMGRVYRFLGLSTGCIVSGQRPDERREQYAADITYGTNNEFGFDYLRDNMAWSEAELVQRGHHFAIVDEVDSILIDEARTPLIISGPASGDVNKWYAEFARLVTRMKAEDDYEVDEKKRTVGVLEPGIAKVEDYLGIDNLYESLNTPLIGFLNNAIKAKELFKRDKDYIVQNGEVLIVDEHTGRVLPGRRYNEGMHQAIEAKEGVAIKAENQTLATITLQNYFRLYDKLSGMTGTAETEAAEFSGTYKIGVVPIPTNRPMLRIDQPDLVYKSVATKFAAVVEDIAERHEAGQPVLVGTTSVEKSEMLSALLRKRRIPHEVLNAKQHAREAAIVAMAGRKGAVTVATNMAGRGTDIMLGGNAEHLAIDALRSRGLDPTETPEEYEAAWPEALEAAKTSVAAEHEEVTALGGLYVLGTERHESRRIDNQLRGRSGRQGDPGESRFYLSMEDDLMRLFNSGLAMRVMDGSAYPDDMPLESKLVSRGIASAQAQVEARNFEIRKNVLKYDDVLSRQRTVIYAERRRVLEGEDLRDQIQSFLDDAVRNLVTEHTGARTPDTWDLEALWTELRQTFPVSITPEEVLAEAGHATRVTPEMLVEELTSDARLAYARREEEVTPPIMRQLERRVVLSVLDRKWREHLYEMDYLKEGIGLRAMGQRDPLVEYQREGYDLFQAMMEGIKEESVGYLFNLEVKVRQPESTDGDGVTASAPAPAAEDAAPAPQEEAPTPQDGVPASEDGVPAPSAADAAPTEDEVPVGGKRAGKRSLTANRRPAAEPEIVGLDAPARPSVLTYSAPSTDGDNARSVRAERSPGKAAGSGESSAQAAASAGQNREARRKAAKSSKKRG encoded by the coding sequence GTGCCTTCGATCCTCAACAAGATCCTGCGGATGGGCGAGGGGCGTGTCCTCAAGCAGCTCACCGCGATGGCGCAGCAGGTCAACCTGCTCGAGGAGGCCGTCGAGTCGCTGACCGACGCCGAGCTGCGCGCCCAGACGGACGAGTTCAAGGAGCGCCTGGCCGCGGGGGAGACGCTCGACGACCTCCTGCCCGAGGCGTTCGCGACCGTCCGCGAGGCGGCCCGACGCACGCTGGGCCAGCGCCACTTCGACGTCCAGCTCATGGGCGGCGCGGCGCTGCACCTGGGCAACATCGCGGAGATGAAGACCGGTGAGGGCAAGACCCTCGTCGCGACGCTCCCGGCCTACCTCAACGCGTTGACCGGCAAGGGCGTCCACGTCGTCACCGTCAACGACTACCTGGCGAGCTACCAGAGCGAGCTCATGGGCCGCGTCTACCGGTTCCTCGGCCTGAGCACCGGGTGCATCGTCTCCGGCCAGCGGCCCGACGAGCGCCGCGAGCAGTACGCCGCGGACATCACCTACGGCACGAACAACGAGTTCGGCTTCGACTACCTGCGCGACAACATGGCGTGGTCGGAGGCCGAGCTGGTCCAGCGCGGCCACCACTTCGCCATCGTCGACGAGGTCGACTCCATCCTCATCGACGAGGCCCGGACGCCGCTCATCATCTCCGGGCCCGCCTCCGGCGACGTCAACAAGTGGTACGCCGAGTTCGCCCGCCTCGTCACCCGCATGAAGGCCGAGGACGACTACGAGGTCGACGAGAAGAAGCGGACCGTCGGCGTCCTCGAGCCCGGCATCGCCAAGGTCGAGGACTACCTCGGCATCGACAACCTCTACGAGTCCCTCAACACCCCGCTCATCGGCTTCCTCAACAACGCCATCAAGGCCAAGGAGCTGTTCAAGCGGGACAAGGACTACATCGTCCAGAACGGTGAGGTCCTCATCGTCGACGAGCACACCGGCCGCGTGCTCCCGGGGCGCCGGTACAACGAGGGGATGCACCAGGCGATCGAGGCGAAGGAGGGCGTGGCCATCAAGGCCGAGAACCAGACGCTCGCCACCATCACCCTGCAGAACTACTTCCGGCTCTACGACAAGCTCTCCGGCATGACCGGTACGGCCGAGACCGAGGCCGCGGAGTTCTCCGGCACGTACAAGATCGGCGTCGTCCCGATCCCGACGAACCGCCCGATGCTGCGCATCGACCAGCCGGACCTCGTCTACAAGAGCGTCGCGACGAAGTTCGCGGCGGTCGTCGAGGACATCGCCGAGCGCCACGAGGCCGGCCAGCCGGTGCTCGTCGGCACGACGAGCGTGGAGAAGTCCGAGATGCTCTCGGCCCTGCTGCGCAAGCGCCGCATCCCCCACGAGGTCCTCAACGCCAAGCAGCACGCGCGCGAGGCGGCCATCGTCGCCATGGCCGGCCGCAAGGGTGCCGTCACCGTCGCGACGAACATGGCCGGGCGTGGCACCGACATCATGCTGGGCGGCAACGCCGAGCACCTCGCCATCGACGCGCTGCGCTCGCGGGGCCTGGACCCGACGGAGACGCCCGAGGAGTACGAGGCCGCCTGGCCCGAGGCCCTCGAGGCGGCCAAGACCTCGGTCGCCGCCGAGCACGAGGAGGTCACCGCCCTCGGCGGCCTGTACGTCCTCGGCACGGAGCGGCACGAGTCCCGCCGCATCGACAACCAGCTGCGTGGGCGGTCCGGCCGTCAGGGAGACCCCGGGGAGTCGAGGTTCTACCTCTCCATGGAGGACGACCTCATGCGGCTGTTCAACTCCGGGCTGGCGATGCGGGTCATGGACGGCTCGGCCTACCCCGACGACATGCCGCTGGAGTCCAAGCTCGTCTCGCGCGGCATCGCAAGCGCCCAGGCGCAGGTCGAGGCGCGCAACTTCGAGATCCGCAAGAACGTCCTCAAGTACGACGACGTCCTCTCCCGCCAGCGCACCGTCATCTACGCCGAGCGGCGTCGCGTCCTCGAGGGGGAGGACCTCCGCGACCAGATCCAGAGCTTCCTCGACGACGCCGTGCGCAACCTCGTCACCGAGCACACGGGCGCCCGGACCCCTGACACGTGGGACCTCGAGGCGCTGTGGACCGAGCTGCGTCAGACGTTCCCCGTGTCCATCACGCCCGAGGAGGTCCTCGCCGAGGCAGGCCACGCCACCCGCGTGACGCCGGAGATGCTCGTCGAGGAGCTCACCTCCGACGCCCGCCTGGCGTACGCGCGGCGCGAGGAGGAGGTCACCCCGCCGATCATGCGCCAGCTCGAACGGCGCGTCGTGCTCTCCGTCCTCGACCGTAAGTGGCGCGAGCACCTCTACGAGATGGACTACCTCAAGGAGGGCATCGGGCTGCGCGCGATGGGCCAGCGCGACCCGCTGGTGGAGTACCAGCGCGAGGGCTACGACCTGTTCCAGGCGATGATGGAGGGCATCAAGGAGGAGTCGGTCGGCTACCTCTTCAACCTCGAGGTCAAGGTCCGTCAGCCCGAGAGCACCGACGGCGACGGCGTGACCGCCTCGGCGCCGGCACCGGCCGCCGAGGACGCGGCCCCCGCCCCGCAGGAGGAGGCGCCCACCCCGCAGGACGGGGTGCCCGCCTCGGAGGACGGGGTGCCCGCCCCGAGCGCCGCGGACGCGGCGCCGACCGAGGACGAGGTCCCGGTGGGCGGCAAGCGGGCCGGCAAGCGCTCGCTCACGGCGAACCGTCGGCCCGCCGCCGAGCCCGAGATCGTCGGTCTCGACGCCCCGGCCCGCCCCAGCGTCCTCACGTACTCCGCCCCGTCGACCGACGGCGACAACGCGCGCTCGGTCCGCGCCGAGCGCAGCCCGGGGAAGGCCGCCGGCAGCGGCGAGTCCAGCGCCCAGGCCGCGGCGTCCGCCGGGCAGAACCGGGAGGCGCGCCGGAAGGCGGCGAAGTCCTCGAAGAAGCGCGGCTGA
- a CDS encoding LLM class flavin-dependent oxidoreductase: MQFGIFTVSDITTDPTTGRAPTDAERLRAMVTIARHADQAGLDVFATGEHHNPPFVASSPTTLLGYLAGVTRSIVLSTATTLITTNDPVKIAEDYATLQVLADGRMDLMLGRGNTGPVYPWFGKDIRQGVALAVENYALLRRLWREDVVDWQGKFRTPLQGFTATPRPLDGVPPFVWHGSIRSPEIAEQAAYYGDGFLHNNIFWPMEHTKQMVAYYRQRFEHYGHGRADQAIVGLGGQFFARKSSQAAVAEFRPYFDNAPVYGHGPSMEEFTAQTPLTVGSPQQVIDRYAAMREEVGDYQRQLFLIDHAGLPLKTVLEQIDILAEEIVPALRRENDSARPAHVPSDPPSHAERAAAARGEHGAGRTGEQAAGGHVPGEDRWTGRRAEDDVATEVGR; this comes from the coding sequence ATGCAGTTCGGCATCTTCACGGTCAGCGACATCACGACCGACCCGACGACGGGCCGCGCCCCCACCGACGCGGAGCGGCTGAGGGCGATGGTCACCATCGCCCGGCACGCCGACCAGGCCGGTCTCGACGTCTTCGCGACCGGCGAGCACCACAACCCGCCGTTCGTCGCCTCCTCCCCGACGACGCTGCTCGGCTACCTGGCCGGCGTCACGCGCTCGATCGTCCTGTCGACGGCGACGACCCTCATCACGACGAACGACCCGGTGAAGATCGCCGAGGACTACGCGACGCTCCAGGTGCTCGCCGACGGCCGGATGGACCTCATGCTGGGCCGCGGCAACACCGGCCCGGTGTATCCGTGGTTCGGCAAGGACATCCGCCAGGGCGTCGCCCTCGCCGTCGAGAACTACGCCCTGCTGCGCCGCCTGTGGCGCGAGGACGTCGTCGACTGGCAGGGGAAGTTCCGCACCCCGCTGCAGGGCTTCACGGCGACGCCGCGGCCGCTCGACGGCGTGCCGCCCTTCGTGTGGCACGGCTCCATCCGCAGCCCTGAGATCGCCGAGCAGGCCGCGTACTACGGCGACGGCTTCCTCCACAACAACATCTTCTGGCCGATGGAGCACACGAAGCAGATGGTGGCGTACTACCGCCAGCGCTTCGAGCACTACGGCCACGGCCGGGCCGACCAGGCGATCGTCGGCCTCGGCGGCCAGTTCTTCGCGCGGAAGAGCTCCCAGGCCGCGGTCGCCGAGTTCCGCCCCTACTTCGACAACGCCCCGGTGTACGGCCACGGCCCGTCGATGGAGGAGTTCACGGCGCAGACGCCGCTCACCGTAGGGTCGCCCCAGCAGGTCATCGACCGGTACGCCGCCATGCGCGAGGAGGTGGGGGACTACCAGCGCCAGCTCTTCCTCATCGACCACGCGGGCCTGCCGCTCAAGACCGTCCTCGAGCAGATCGACATCCTCGCCGAGGAGATCGTCCCCGCCCTGCGGCGCGAGAACGACTCCGCCCGGCCCGCCCACGTCCCGTCCGACCCGCCGAGCCACGCGGAGCGGGCCGCCGCCGCCCGTGGTGAGCACGGCGCCGGGCGCACCGGGGAGCAGGCGGCGGGCGGGCACGTGCCGGGCGAGGACCGCTGGACCGGTCGGCGCGCCGAGGACGACGTCGCCACCGAGGTCGGCCGGTGA
- a CDS encoding OmpL47-type beta-barrel domain-containing protein, with amino-acid sequence MTSPPTPAPRPERRGTLRRIVVALLAALTGLTLVPSTASAADQVLTWTAGNSVVDYLIEPGTAVAGTATVVFDNSVAAGNTTGMPHTLTFDTSTPGYNHDVDLNIVANPFDANGGRYEVEVTLTPGTYRYFCAIPGHGQMWGELVVTGGDPDPDPDTTAPEVTATVTGEQDEDGSYLGSAQVTLAATDAGSGVDTLEYSLDDGAYTAYTTPITVDTPGEHTLAYRATDNAGNTAEDTLTLTVAEDAPDPDPDTTAPEVTATVTGDQDEDGHYLGSAQVTLAATDAGSGIDTLEYSLDDGEFTHYHAAITISEAGEHTLAYRATDNAGNTTEDTLTLTVAEDAPDPDPDTTAPEVTATVTGDQDEDGHYLGSAQITLAATDAGSGVDTLEYSLDGGEFTHYHAAIAISEAGEHTLAYRATDNAGNTTEDTLTLTVAEDAPDPDPDTTAPEVTATVTGDQDEDGSYLGSAQITLAATDAGSGVDTLEYSLDGGEFTHYHAAITISEPGEHTLAYRATDNAGNTTEDTLTLTVAEQAPGECPDSRDTVVIGGIDSGVTNVDLGDGCTINDLIDENGDYDSHGQFVRHVGDAVRPLADDELITQREAGMIIRAAARSAIGS; translated from the coding sequence GTGACCTCACCCCCCACCCCAGCGCCCCGCCCGGAGCGCCGAGGGACCCTCCGCCGGATCGTCGTCGCGCTCCTCGCGGCCCTCACCGGCCTCACGCTCGTCCCGTCGACCGCCTCGGCGGCGGACCAGGTGCTCACGTGGACCGCGGGCAACAGCGTGGTCGACTACCTCATCGAACCGGGGACGGCGGTCGCCGGCACCGCCACCGTCGTCTTCGACAACAGCGTGGCCGCGGGGAACACCACCGGGATGCCGCACACCCTCACGTTCGACACCTCGACCCCGGGGTACAACCACGACGTCGACCTCAACATCGTCGCCAACCCCTTCGACGCGAACGGCGGGCGCTACGAGGTCGAGGTCACCCTCACCCCGGGCACGTACCGCTACTTCTGCGCAATCCCGGGCCACGGGCAGATGTGGGGCGAGCTGGTCGTCACCGGCGGCGACCCGGACCCGGACCCGGACACCACCGCCCCGGAGGTCACCGCCACGGTCACCGGCGAGCAGGACGAGGACGGCAGCTACCTCGGTTCCGCCCAGGTCACCCTGGCCGCCACCGACGCCGGCTCCGGCGTCGACACCCTCGAGTACTCCCTCGACGACGGCGCCTACACCGCCTACACCACACCCATCACCGTCGACACCCCCGGCGAGCACACCCTCGCCTACCGGGCGACCGACAACGCCGGCAACACCGCCGAGGACACCCTCACCCTCACCGTCGCCGAGGACGCCCCCGACCCGGACCCGGACACCACCGCCCCCGAGGTCACCGCCACGGTCACCGGCGACCAGGACGAGGACGGCCACTACCTCGGCTCCGCCCAGGTCACCCTGGCCGCCACCGACGCCGGCTCCGGCATCGACACCCTCGAGTACTCCCTCGACGACGGCGAGTTCACGCATTACCACGCGGCGATCACCATCTCCGAGGCCGGCGAGCACACCCTCGCCTACCGGGCCACCGACAACGCCGGCAACACCACCGAGGACACCCTCACCCTCACCGTCGCCGAGGACGCCCCCGACCCGGACCCGGACACCACCGCCCCCGAGGTCACCGCCACGGTCACCGGCGACCAGGACGAGGACGGCCACTACCTCGGCTCCGCCCAGATCACCCTCGCCGCCACCGACGCCGGCTCCGGCGTCGACACCCTCGAGTACTCCCTCGACGGCGGGGAGTTCACGCATTACCACGCGGCGATCGCCATCTCCGAGGCCGGCGAGCACACCCTCGCCTACCGGGCCACCGACAACGCCGGCAACACCACCGAGGACACCCTCACCCTCACCGTCGCCGAGGACGCCCCCGACCCCGACCCGGACACCACCGCCCCCGAGGTCACCGCCACGGTCACCGGCGACCAGGACGAGGACGGCAGCTACCTCGGCTCCGCCCAGATCACCCTCGCCGCCACCGACGCCGGCTCCGGCGTCGACACCCTCGAGTACTCCCTCGACGGCGGGGAGTTCACGCACTACCACGCGGCGATCACCATCTCCGAGCCCGGCGAGCACACCCTCGCCTACCGGGCCACCGACAACGCCGGCAACACCACCGAGGACACCCTCACCCTCACCGTCGCCGAGCAGGCGCCCGGCGAGTGCCCCGACAGCCGGGACACGGTCGTCATCGGCGGGATCGACAGCGGCGTGACCAACGTCGACCTCGGCGACGGGTGCACGATCAACGACCTCATCGACGAGAACGGCGACTACGACAGCCACGGCCAGTTCGTCCGGCACGTCGGTGACGCCGTCCGGCCCCTCGCCGACGACGAGCTCATCACCCAGCGGGAGGCCGGCATGATCATCAGGGCGGCCGCCCGCTCGGCGATCGGCAGCTGA